GCAATCGCTCGATGAGCCTCAGATCGCCTTCACCGTGATCGAGCCCGAGCTGGTGTTTCCCGATTTCAAGGTCCACCTCACGGCGAGCGATCGCGAGGGTCTCGGCCTTGCGGCCGGGGTCGAGCCGCGGCTCTTGGTGCTGGTGACGGTGCCGAAGGATCCCGCCGATATGACGGCCAATCTCATGGGGCCGCTGGTCCTACATCCGCAGAATCGGCTCGGCCGCCAGCTGGTGCTCCACGACTCCCCCCACGGGACTCGCGAACGTCTCATTCCCGGCGCGGCCAGCGCCGTCACCGCGTAGCCGCAGTAGGGGGACCCATGCTCGTCTTGAGCCGCAAACCGAACCAGAGCATCATGATTGGCGACGGGATCGAGGTGGTGGTCCTCGAGGTCAAGGGGGACACCGTCAAGATCGGCCTCAAGGCGCCGCGCGACGTCAAGGTCTACCGCCAGGAGGTCTACGCCGAGATCACCCGCGAGAATGCACGGGCGGCCGCAGCCGTCGCCCCCGCGCTGGATGCGGCGCGCCTGCTGCAGCAGGCCCTCAAGAAGAAAACCGAGTCGGGTGAGCCGCCCGTATCCTAGCTTTACGCACGTACTTGAAAGCTTTGGCTCCCGAATGGTATAAAGAGGCGACGCCTTGTGCGGCGCTTTCGGGCGCTGTCGCGCGCACGGCGGGCATGCAGCAGCCAGGGATCGGCGCAACGATGGGCACACGGACGAGCGCCCCGAGACATGTCCCCATCGATGGGGCGAGGACCGGCTTGAAGATCCGCCAATACACCGCGGCCACCATGCAGGAGGCCCGTCTCAAGATCAAGATGGATCTCGGCCCCGACGCCGTGATTTTGCATACCCGATCCTTCAAACGAGGTGGGGTCTTTGGCCTGTTCGCCAAGGACATGGTCGAGGTCTTGGCCGCGGTGGACGCCCCTGATCAGGGCGGCTATCGTCTCAGCCCGCCTGTCCCCACCACCATCGCCCCCGCCCCCGCTCTCATCTCCACCATCGCTCCTGCGCTACCGACCACGGAGTCGAATAGCCAAGCGCTTGTCGCCCCGAGCACGGAGGTGGCGGAGCTCAAGGAGGCCGTGGTCGAGGTCAAGCGCATGCTGGGCTCGATGGCCGAGCAAC
The nucleotide sequence above comes from bacterium. Encoded proteins:
- a CDS encoding flagellar assembly protein FliW, with amino-acid sequence MTIITRQFGSIDYAEEAVITFPEGLLGFERMHRFLLIDQPEVEPLRWLQSLDEPQIAFTVIEPELVFPDFKVHLTASDREGLGLAAGVEPRLLVLVTVPKDPADMTANLMGPLVLHPQNRLGRQLVLHDSPHGTRERLIPGAASAVTA
- the csrA gene encoding carbon storage regulator CsrA; the encoded protein is MLVLSRKPNQSIMIGDGIEVVVLEVKGDTVKIGLKAPRDVKVYRQEVYAEITRENARAAAAVAPALDAARLLQQALKKKTESGEPPVS